In the Flavobacterium sp. 90 genome, CGCTAAAGCGGTTACTTCGTTTTTACTTGTTCCTAAATTAGCTACAGCAGACCATGTAAAATCTCCCTTTCTGTCATTGTAACCTAATGATATTTCAAATCCGCTTACTTTTACATCTGCAATATTTTGAATTTGAGTTCCGCCACCCGCAGATCCTACAGAAGCAGGAAGGGGCACTGCAAAAAGAATATCACTACTTTTATTATTGAAATATTCAAAAGAACCTGTGAATTTATCCTCAAATAAACCAAAATCTAAACCTATATTTCTGTCTAGTTTTGACTCCCATTTCAAATTTGGGTTTGAAGCAACTCCTAAAGATACACCAGGCGCATTTGCTCCACCAATTGGATAATTATAATTTGCAATTAATGTTGCACTATATTGATAGTTATCAATCCTGTCATTTCCTGTTGTTCCTGTACTTGCTCTAAGTTTTAATGTACTGAAAACAGAATTTTCCATAAAATCTTCTTTAGCAATGTTCCAACCTACTGCAACTGAATAGAAGTTACCCCAGCGATTATTGGCTCCAAAACGAGACGAAGCATCTCTACGTCCTGAAACAGCAAGCAGATATTTATCATTATAATCGTAATTGATACGGGCGATATAACCAATATTTTTTTCTACATAATTAGCCGAACCTAAACTACCTTCATTATATCGCAACTGATCTATGTCATCTGAAATACTGTAACGGCTTCCTGCTGCTAAAGTTTGAGATTTTCCATCAATTTTAGTAATAACTCCTAATACTTCAAGATTATGTTTTCCTGCAATAGTCGTTTTATACGTTAAGCTGTTATCAAAGACAATAGTCTGACCTTGTCCATTTGTTTCATTTGTTGTAGAAAATGCTTGTTTATGATAAGAACCATCCTGAAAACTAGGAATAAAAGTATGATCCTTACTTGTATAATAATCTAAAGAAACTTGTGATCTGAATTTTAAACCTTTGTAAAGTTCCAGTTCAGCAAAGATGTTTCCGATTATAGATAATCCGTTAATTTTTTGATAACCCAAATTGGCTACACGCACAGGATTTTCTGCATCGTTACCATCAACAGCGCTAGGACCTTGATATCCTCCTAAATTATTTGTATTGTAAATAGGGAAATAAGGTGCCATTTTAATAGCATGCTCTAATAATGTTCTACCTCCTGAACTACGCTCCGGATTAGTAGTACTGAAAGATACACCGATATTGCTTCCTACTCTAAGTTTTCCAATATCCTGCGTATTATTAGCTCTAAAAGAATAACGTTCAAAACCGGTGTTAATAATAGCACCTTCTTGTTTCATATATTCGGCAGAATAACGGCTTGTAGAAGTCTCTGTACCATTTGAAAAACTTAGATTATAATCCTGCATAAGACCAGTTTGAAAAATCTGATCCTGCCAATTGGTATTTATATTTCCAAATTCAGCGGCTCTTGCTGTTAAATCACTTCCTAAGTCTTTGGCATATTGCAAATATTGCTGTGTATTTAACACATCATATCTTTTTGTAACCGTTTGTCCACCTACATACGTACTAAAATTTAGCTGTCCCGGACCTTTTTTCCCTTTTTTAGTCGTAACCACAATTACTCCATTAAAAGCTTTTGAACCATATAATGCAGTAGTAGAAGCATCTTTTAAAACTGATATACTCTCAATATCATTAGGACTTAATCCTGAAAGGTTACCTGTTAAAACTCCATCAATTACGTACAATGGAGCACTGTTACCCATTGTAGATAAACCACGAATACTAACAGTAGGACTTGAACCCGGTGCACCAT is a window encoding:
- a CDS encoding TonB-dependent receptor; protein product: MKMMLKLKFAIITLLIIGSQSVMAQTKTVQGVITDPSGFPLPGASVNVEGSKNSASTDFDGKYSLKGVNPTDKITFSYVGLVSQTITVGTRATIDVVLALSTQSLSEVVVAYGTQKRAKVTGAISTVSSKDIAAVPITNAESALQGRAAGVTVVNGAPGSSPTVSIRGLSTMGNSAPLYVIDGVLTGNLSGLSPNDIESISVLKDASTTALYGSKAFNGVIVVTTKKGKKGPGQLNFSTYVGGQTVTKRYDVLNTQQYLQYAKDLGSDLTARAAEFGNINTNWQDQIFQTGLMQDYNLSFSNGTETSTSRYSAEYMKQEGAIINTGFERYSFRANNTQDIGKLRVGSNIGVSFSTTNPERSSGGRTLLEHAIKMAPYFPIYNTNNLGGYQGPSAVDGNDAENPVRVANLGYQKINGLSIIGNIFAELELYKGLKFRSQVSLDYYTSKDHTFIPSFQDGSYHKQAFSTTNETNGQGQTIVFDNSLTYKTTIAGKHNLEVLGVITKIDGKSQTLAAGSRYSISDDIDQLRYNEGSLGSANYVEKNIGYIARINYDYNDKYLLAVSGRRDASSRFGANNRWGNFYSVAVGWNIAKEDFMENSVFSTLKLRASTGTTGNDRIDNYQYSATLIANYNYPIGGANAPGVSLGVASNPNLKWESKLDRNIGLDFGLFEDKFTGSFEYFNNKSSDILFAVPLPASVGSAGGGTQIQNIADVKVSGFEISLGYNDRKGDFTWSAVANLGTSKNEVTALAPGVTSVLGGPTPRAGLENFSRLEVGQPLFYFYGYQTNGIYQNQAEVDAVFGPGQTTIKPGDIKIVDRDGNKVINSNDKTNIGNPYPDFTYGLNLSAAYKNFDFNCFITGVQGNDIYNANTFDLKGMNRLFNASTAVLDRAIVVNGVVTNPSATLPRAQGADINWSSANQRYIEDGSYTRLKNVALGYTFSGDAFKAYFSKIRFYVSGQNLVTITKYDGLDPEIARADANANSAGIDLGRYPQPKSVIFGLDVTF